One part of the Pseudemcibacter aquimaris genome encodes these proteins:
- the fsa gene encoding fructose-6-phosphate aldolase, translating to MKFFIDTAEIDEIRPLVELGLVDGVTTNPSLILKSGRDIIEVTKEICDLVDGPVSAEVAATDYETMVREAAVLYDIADNVCLKVPLTPDGLRTCKHFADQGKMVNVTLCFSASQALLAAKAGAAFISPFVGRHDDIGHDGMALIADIRTIYDNYDFKTEILVASTRHNMHILDSALIGADVATIPPKVVHQLFKHPLTDSGLAAFVKDWEKTGQTIA from the coding sequence ATGAAATTTTTTATTGATACAGCCGAAATCGATGAAATCAGACCCCTTGTTGAACTGGGCCTTGTGGATGGTGTAACCACCAACCCGTCACTGATTTTAAAATCCGGTCGTGACATTATTGAAGTAACCAAAGAAATCTGTGATCTTGTTGATGGCCCGGTCAGTGCCGAGGTTGCCGCAACAGATTATGAAACAATGGTACGCGAAGCGGCCGTTCTTTATGATATTGCCGATAACGTATGTCTTAAAGTTCCGCTGACACCAGACGGGCTGCGCACATGTAAACATTTCGCCGATCAGGGCAAAATGGTTAATGTGACACTTTGTTTTTCAGCATCACAAGCGTTACTCGCTGCAAAAGCGGGCGCCGCGTTTATTTCCCCGTTTGTTGGTCGTCATGATGACATCGGCCACGACGGCATGGCACTGATTGCGGATATTCGCACCATTTATGATAATTATGATTTCAAGACGGAAATTCTGGTGGCAAGCACACGTCATAACATGCACATTCTTGATAGTGCACTGATCGGCGCGGACGTTGCAACCATTCCGCCAAAAGTGGTACATCAATTGTTTAAACACCCACTAACAGATAGCGGCCTTGCTGCATTTGTAAAAGATTGGGAAAAAACAGGCCAAACAATCGCATAG
- the atpA gene encoding F0F1 ATP synthase subunit alpha, which yields MDIRAAEISKILKEQIANFGDEAEVSEVGKVLSVGDGIARVYGLDNVQAGEMVEFPGGIRGMALNLEADNVGVVIFGSDRDIKEGDTVKRLGSIVDVPVGRGLLGRVVDGLGNPIDGKGPLEDVTRGRVEVKAPGIIPRKSVHEPVQTGLKAIDALVPVGRGQRELIIGDRQTGKTAVAIDAFLNQKEVNAGDDESKKLYCIYVAVGQKRSTVAQIVKTLEDNGAMEYSIVVAATASEPAPMQFLAPYTGTAMGEYFRDNGMHAVIVHDDLTKQAVAYRQMSLLLRRPPGREAYPGDVFYLHSRLLERAAKMGDDAGNGSLTALPVIETQAGDVSAYIPTNVISITDGQIFLETELFYQGIRPAINVGLSVSRVGSSAQVKAMKQVSGTIKLELAQYREMAAFAQFGSDLDAATQQLLNRGARLTELLKQAQYSPMSVAEQVVSIFSGVNGFLDNIEVGDVNRFEEALISEMHANHSDVLDTITNEGAVSPETSDKLKDVIGKFAGNFV from the coding sequence ATGGACATCCGTGCAGCGGAAATTTCCAAAATTTTGAAAGAACAGATCGCTAATTTCGGTGACGAAGCTGAAGTATCTGAAGTTGGTAAAGTTCTATCAGTTGGTGACGGTATTGCCCGTGTATATGGTCTGGACAATGTGCAGGCTGGTGAAATGGTTGAATTCCCGGGCGGTATTCGTGGAATGGCTTTGAACCTTGAAGCTGACAACGTTGGTGTTGTTATTTTCGGTTCTGACCGTGATATTAAAGAAGGCGACACTGTTAAGCGTCTTGGTTCGATTGTGGACGTACCGGTTGGTCGTGGTCTACTGGGTCGTGTTGTAGATGGCCTTGGTAACCCAATTGACGGTAAAGGCCCGCTCGAAGACGTAACACGCGGTCGTGTGGAAGTAAAAGCCCCTGGTATTATCCCTCGTAAATCTGTGCATGAGCCAGTACAAACTGGTCTTAAAGCGATTGACGCTCTTGTGCCGGTTGGTCGTGGTCAACGTGAACTTATCATTGGTGACCGTCAAACAGGTAAAACAGCCGTAGCGATTGACGCTTTCCTTAACCAGAAAGAAGTAAACGCCGGTGATGACGAGAGCAAGAAACTTTACTGTATCTATGTTGCGGTTGGTCAAAAACGTTCAACTGTTGCTCAAATCGTTAAGACACTAGAAGACAACGGCGCGATGGAATACTCAATCGTTGTTGCAGCGACAGCGTCTGAGCCTGCACCGATGCAGTTCCTTGCACCATATACAGGTACAGCGATGGGCGAATATTTCCGTGATAACGGAATGCACGCGGTTATCGTACATGACGACCTTACAAAACAGGCGGTTGCTTATCGTCAGATGTCACTTCTTCTTCGTCGTCCTCCTGGACGTGAAGCGTATCCTGGTGACGTTTTCTATCTTCATTCACGTCTTCTTGAGCGTGCAGCGAAGATGGGTGATGATGCAGGTAACGGTTCACTAACAGCGCTTCCTGTGATTGAAACACAGGCGGGTGACGTGTCAGCCTATATTCCAACAAACGTTATTTCGATTACAGACGGTCAGATCTTCCTTGAAACAGAACTATTCTACCAAGGTATCCGTCCCGCGATTAACGTTGGTCTATCAGTATCTCGTGTGGGTTCATCAGCCCAGGTTAAAGCGATGAAACAGGTTTCCGGTACAATTAAACTTGAGCTTGCTCAATACCGTGAGATGGCAGCGTTCGCGCAGTTCGGTTCTGACCTTGATGCAGCGACACAGCAGCTTCTTAACCGTGGTGCGCGCCTAACAGAGCTACTGAAACAAGCACAATATTCACCAATGTCTGTTGCTGAACAGGTTGTTTCCATCTTCTCAGGTGTGAATGGCTTCCTAGACAACATTGAAGTTGGTGATGTTAACCGTTTCGAAGAAGCGCTTATTTCTGAAATGCATGCAAATCATAGTGACGTACTTGATACAATCACAAATGAAGGTGCAGTTTCACCGGAAACAAGTGACAAGCTGAAGGACGTTATTGGTAAATTTGCTGGTAACTTCGTTTAA
- a CDS encoding DUF484 family protein, with translation MAKKKQISDKLDAEDVINFLRHNPDFLNHNPELFGILTTPDLSEDGVVDFQNLMIEKLKLSLDELKSNQGLLIDTSRNNLTTQVQVHEAILALMDTETLEHYGHVVTQDWPDMLHMDVIRICFEKDHDKAIPNIKEISPLPKGTVEESLGNDDIIQLRGDVDVSEEIFGPAKSLVKAEALIKLPETDHNPPGILAFGSRDADMFYPGQGTELLRFLGASFHKCLIQWLKTSA, from the coding sequence ATGGCTAAAAAAAAGCAAATAAGTGACAAGTTAGACGCAGAAGATGTAATTAATTTTCTGCGTCATAATCCTGATTTTTTAAATCATAATCCAGAACTTTTTGGCATTTTAACAACGCCCGACCTTTCCGAAGACGGGGTTGTTGATTTTCAAAATCTGATGATTGAAAAATTAAAATTATCACTGGATGAACTTAAAAGCAATCAAGGGTTATTGATTGACACATCACGTAATAACCTGACCACACAAGTACAGGTCCATGAAGCAATCCTTGCATTAATGGATACGGAAACACTGGAACATTATGGTCATGTGGTCACACAAGATTGGCCAGACATGTTGCATATGGATGTGATCCGCATTTGTTTTGAAAAAGATCATGATAAAGCCATCCCGAATATCAAGGAAATATCCCCACTACCAAAAGGCACGGTGGAAGAAAGCCTTGGTAATGATGATATCATTCAACTGCGTGGTGATGTGGATGTATCCGAAGAAATCTTTGGCCCTGCCAAATCACTAGTAAAGGCGGAAGCGTTAATTAAATTACCGGAAACGGACCATAACCCACCCGGTATTCTTGCCTTCGGCAGTCGCGATGCAGATATGTTTTATCCCGGGCAAGGCACGGAACTTTTACGGTTCCTTGGGGCATCATTTCATAAATGTTTGATCCAATGGCTGAAAACGAGCGCTTAG
- a CDS encoding YfcC family protein, whose amino-acid sequence MLRSDTKYNPMNFIIGSGDKSSHPALALLLILVVASILANFIPSGEYQRMVIDGKTMVDPDSFQYIEKQYVGVGIFFQSFYHGFVEGSGLLALVLFVGAAFFGVAKDIGILEQTLKAIYHKIKHINFTMFVYLFMLSYGLLISFTGMFDLGSVFIPLIIPLCIAMGYDAMTGAAIILVSACVGYGAAMANPFFTANAHLIAELPIYSAAWFRGICFVLMLIPGAWFINRYAQKVKKDPSHSLTADLDLPYQAISDEEEITFTSAQKRAGVVFFACFAYLIYGSINLGFGFAEITGTFAAMAILTGIAYGMSLNDICKSMTKGMSSIFIVVVVMLLARAVLYVLEQSRTIDTIIHFLSQFIEGTPYFSASVLFFVQSIINFIIPSGSGQALITMPMVTPLADIAGLSRQVAVLASQYGDGFANLIFPTNGSLLAILAISGIPYARWFKFFWKLYLLFVFLCLISIWIAIAINLQ is encoded by the coding sequence ATGCTAAGAAGCGATACTAAATATAATCCCATGAATTTCATCATTGGTAGCGGTGATAAAAGTTCCCATCCGGCATTGGCATTGCTTCTTATATTAGTGGTGGCGTCGATCCTTGCCAATTTTATTCCAAGCGGTGAATATCAACGAATGGTCATTGATGGAAAAACCATGGTTGACCCGGACTCGTTTCAATATATTGAAAAGCAATATGTGGGCGTTGGCATATTCTTTCAAAGCTTTTACCACGGCTTTGTCGAAGGAAGTGGTCTTTTGGCGCTTGTGCTGTTTGTTGGGGCCGCTTTTTTCGGTGTCGCGAAAGATATTGGCATATTGGAACAAACCTTAAAAGCGATATACCACAAAATTAAACACATCAATTTCACGATGTTTGTTTATTTATTCATGCTTTCTTACGGCCTTTTAATATCATTCACGGGTATGTTTGATTTGGGGTCAGTGTTTATTCCATTAATTATCCCCCTTTGTATTGCCATGGGATATGACGCCATGACGGGTGCGGCCATTATATTGGTTTCCGCTTGTGTTGGGTATGGGGCTGCGATGGCGAACCCGTTTTTTACCGCCAATGCCCATTTAATTGCTGAACTTCCGATTTATTCTGCGGCGTGGTTTCGTGGCATTTGTTTTGTATTAATGTTAATTCCCGGCGCATGGTTCATTAACCGTTATGCACAAAAGGTAAAAAAGGACCCATCCCATTCGTTAACGGCCGATCTTGATTTACCCTATCAGGCAATTTCCGATGAAGAGGAAATCACATTCACATCCGCACAAAAAAGAGCGGGCGTCGTCTTTTTCGCATGTTTTGCCTATCTGATTTATGGGTCGATCAATCTTGGGTTTGGCTTTGCAGAGATTACCGGAACATTTGCCGCTATGGCGATACTGACGGGAATTGCTTATGGCATGAGCTTAAATGATATCTGCAAATCAATGACCAAGGGCATGTCGAGCATTTTTATTGTTGTTGTGGTCATGTTGCTTGCGAGGGCCGTTTTATATGTTCTGGAACAAAGCAGAACAATCGACACAATAATTCATTTCTTATCGCAGTTCATCGAAGGAACACCGTATTTTTCCGCAAGCGTTCTATTTTTTGTTCAAAGCATTATCAATTTCATCATCCCGTCGGGATCGGGACAGGCACTGATTACCATGCCGATGGTAACACCGCTTGCGGATATAGCCGGCCTTTCCAGACAAGTGGCGGTGCTTGCATCACAATATGGTGACGGCTTTGCCAATCTGATTTTCCCGACCAATGGGTCGTTGCTCGCAATCCTCGCTATTTCTGGCATCCCTTATGCACGCTGGTTTAAGTTTTTCTGGAAATTATACCTGCTGTTTGTGTTTCTATGTTTAATATCCATATGGATTGCGATAGCGATAAATTTACAATGA
- a CDS encoding F0F1 ATP synthase subunit delta, whose amino-acid sequence MNKKEDIDVSSEKAENIASENISLTGLAGRYAVALFEIAEEAKSLDSVAEEINALGALIKESDELYMLTTSPVISRANQSAAMAELVKAAGLSKTVENFLGVVTHNRRLDQLSNIIREFNRKLEHHRGEVNASVVTACKLDKKQLDAISKKLKSMVGRDVNVETEVDEELLGGMVVRVGSRMIDSSLKTKLANLEATMKEVG is encoded by the coding sequence ATGAACAAAAAGGAAGACATAGACGTGTCATCTGAAAAAGCAGAAAATATTGCTTCTGAAAATATTTCGCTAACGGGCCTTGCCGGTCGTTATGCGGTTGCGTTATTTGAAATCGCGGAAGAAGCAAAATCACTTGATAGTGTAGCAGAAGAAATTAATGCTCTTGGCGCTCTTATTAAAGAAAGCGACGAGCTTTATATGCTAACGACAAGTCCGGTAATTTCCCGTGCCAATCAATCAGCTGCAATGGCTGAGCTTGTGAAAGCGGCGGGTCTATCAAAAACAGTTGAAAATTTCCTTGGTGTTGTGACGCACAATCGCCGTCTGGATCAACTGTCAAATATTATTAGAGAATTTAACAGAAAGCTTGAGCATCACCGTGGTGAGGTTAATGCTTCTGTGGTTACAGCTTGTAAGCTTGACAAAAAACAGCTTGATGCAATCAGCAAAAAGCTAAAATCAATGGTTGGACGTGATGTAAACGTGGAAACTGAAGTGGACGAAGAACTGCTTGGCGGTATGGTCGTTCGTGTTGGTTCCCGCATGATTGATTCATCATTAAAAACAAAACTTGCTAATCTTGAAGCAACAATGAAAGAGGTTGGATAA
- a CDS encoding primosomal protein N': MSDFFSHCRIQVLLPLPLGGVLDYLLPDGMDVGPGDFVTVPLSGREMQGVVWNTQPEDSDVPLEKLKHIIRTSELPALPESLIKFVDWVAHYTLSPPGAVLKMALSVPRKSENPKKKTLYKLSPDLPDKLTPARQKIVGAAIDDMPMAVKTWTEIAAVGEGVVRGMIKTGMLIPVEVSGEETFAVPDIEIERATLSGEQQEAAKHIITQQRSETFRAILLEGVTGSGKTEVYFEAIAESLKEKTAQVLVLVPEISLTTQWLERFKERFGTEPVIWHSEMTPAQRRRAWWATIRGEARVIVGARSALFLPLQNLKLVIVDEEHSQTFKQDEGVMYHGRDMAVVRAMQSHCPVVLASATPSLETMINAENAKYDWLYLGERHGPATLPSMSTVDLRVHKLKTGSWISAPLYQALKENLENGEQSLLYLNRRGYAPLTLCRKCGHRFECPHCSAWLVEHHKWQRLECHHCGFNRRVPDQCPNCEAEDSLVPCGPGVERVAEEVADLFPEARLAILSSDEISSPSALKRMIESIERHEVDFIIGTQIVTKGYHFPMLTLVGVIDADLGMSGADPRAAERTWQQLEQVAGRAGRAEHPGRVIFQTYEPGHPVLSALVSGDKDLFLEREAESREAQNLPPYGKLASLILSGPDKGKVMDTAKRLSKIAPHYDNVTVLGPVPAPLAYLRGNHRYRFLMKAEGRVNIQKVIHDWLAGLPKHGGVRVQVDIDPYSFY; the protein is encoded by the coding sequence GTGTCAGATTTTTTCTCACATTGCCGTATTCAGGTGTTATTGCCGCTGCCGCTTGGCGGGGTGCTTGATTATCTGTTGCCGGATGGCATGGATGTGGGGCCGGGCGATTTTGTAACCGTGCCGTTATCGGGCCGTGAAATGCAGGGCGTGGTCTGGAATACCCAACCGGAAGACAGCGATGTACCACTTGAAAAATTAAAACATATCATTCGCACTTCTGAATTGCCGGCGTTGCCGGAAAGTTTGATTAAATTTGTCGATTGGGTTGCGCATTATACGCTTTCGCCGCCGGGTGCCGTTTTAAAAATGGCATTAAGCGTGCCAAGAAAATCAGAAAATCCAAAGAAAAAAACGCTATATAAATTATCGCCTGATCTGCCGGATAAATTGACACCCGCACGTCAAAAAATCGTGGGTGCCGCGATCGACGATATGCCAATGGCAGTAAAAACATGGACAGAGATCGCCGCGGTCGGCGAAGGGGTCGTGCGCGGTATGATCAAGACGGGAATGTTAATCCCGGTTGAGGTCAGCGGCGAAGAAACATTCGCAGTCCCAGATATTGAAATCGAACGCGCAACGCTTTCGGGTGAACAGCAAGAAGCCGCCAAGCACATTATTACACAACAACGCAGTGAAACATTCCGCGCTATTTTGTTAGAGGGCGTAACAGGCAGCGGTAAAACGGAAGTATATTTTGAGGCAATCGCGGAAAGCTTAAAAGAAAAGACGGCGCAAGTGTTGGTTTTGGTGCCGGAAATATCGCTGACGACACAGTGGCTAGAACGATTTAAGGAACGGTTTGGCACCGAACCCGTTATTTGGCATTCGGAAATGACACCGGCACAAAGACGGCGCGCATGGTGGGCGACAATCCGTGGTGAAGCGCGGGTTATCGTTGGTGCGCGGTCGGCGTTATTCCTGCCCCTTCAGAATTTGAAACTCGTGATCGTTGATGAGGAACATTCCCAGACATTCAAGCAAGACGAGGGCGTCATGTATCATGGCCGTGATATGGCGGTGGTACGGGCGATGCAATCGCACTGCCCCGTGGTGCTTGCGTCGGCGACACCGTCGCTTGAAACCATGATTAATGCGGAAAATGCCAAATATGATTGGCTTTATCTTGGCGAACGACACGGTCCCGCGACGCTTCCAAGTATGTCGACGGTGGACCTTCGTGTTCATAAATTAAAAACCGGCAGCTGGATCAGCGCACCCCTTTATCAGGCCCTAAAAGAAAATCTGGAAAATGGTGAACAGTCGCTTTTATATCTAAACCGCCGTGGATATGCGCCACTCACATTATGTAGGAAATGCGGGCATAGATTTGAATGCCCCCATTGTTCAGCGTGGCTTGTGGAACATCATAAATGGCAGCGTCTTGAATGCCATCATTGTGGCTTTAATCGCCGTGTGCCGGACCAATGCCCGAATTGTGAGGCAGAAGACAGTCTTGTGCCATGCGGTCCCGGTGTTGAACGTGTCGCGGAGGAAGTCGCCGACCTGTTCCCTGAAGCGAGGCTCGCGATCCTTTCTAGTGATGAAATTTCATCACCCAGTGCATTAAAACGGATGATTGAAAGCATCGAACGACATGAGGTCGATTTTATCATCGGCACACAGATCGTGACCAAAGGATATCATTTTCCTATGTTGACGCTCGTTGGTGTTATTGATGCTGATCTTGGCATGTCGGGCGCAGACCCACGCGCGGCGGAACGTACATGGCAACAATTAGAACAAGTGGCGGGACGCGCGGGAAGGGCCGAACATCCGGGCCGTGTGATTTTTCAAACCTATGAACCCGGCCATCCGGTCTTATCGGCACTGGTGAGTGGCGATAAGGATCTGTTTCTTGAACGAGAGGCAGAATCACGTGAAGCACAGAACTTGCCGCCTTACGGGAAATTAGCATCACTGATATTATCCGGCCCAGATAAGGGTAAAGTGATGGATACCGCCAAACGGTTATCAAAAATTGCCCCGCATTATGATAATGTTACCGTACTTGGCCCTGTGCCAGCACCACTGGCGTACTTGCGTGGTAATCACCGTTATAGATTTCTTATGAAAGCGGAAGGTCGGGTCAATATTCAAAAAGTGATCCACGACTGGCTAGCGGGACTTCCAAAACATGGTGGTGTTCGGGTTCAGGTGGACATCGATCCATACAGTTTTTATTAG
- a CDS encoding phytanoyl-CoA dioxygenase family protein, whose amino-acid sequence MMNTHIETDGYEIIEDFLSKNNINKLITEIEEKNLAPIKGGFRNAEKVFPLIKGIASSRNVIEAARNYLSGEPKFVRAILFNKTSDNNWLVAWHQDKAVTLSEKCEMDGWGPWSIKSGVHHVQPPRAVLDNMITFRIHLDDTPKENGCLKVIKGSHNQGILATAEVVEIAKTSEQSYCEVSAGDCIAMRPLIIHASSKSLKPKNRRVIHLEYTGYDLPEGVNWV is encoded by the coding sequence ATGATGAATACACATATTGAAACTGATGGTTATGAAATTATTGAGGATTTTTTATCCAAAAATAATATCAATAAATTAATAACTGAAATCGAAGAAAAAAATCTGGCACCAATAAAGGGTGGGTTTAGAAATGCTGAGAAAGTTTTTCCTTTAATTAAAGGTATTGCAAGTTCAAGAAATGTAATTGAGGCTGCAAGAAATTATCTTTCTGGTGAACCAAAATTTGTACGTGCGATTCTATTTAATAAAACGTCTGACAATAATTGGTTGGTTGCATGGCATCAGGATAAGGCCGTTACGCTGTCGGAAAAATGTGAAATGGATGGTTGGGGTCCATGGTCAATCAAATCGGGCGTTCATCATGTCCAACCACCACGAGCGGTATTGGATAATATGATTACTTTCCGTATTCATTTGGATGATACGCCAAAAGAAAATGGTTGTCTTAAAGTAATTAAGGGAAGCCATAACCAAGGTATATTGGCGACGGCAGAAGTGGTCGAGATCGCCAAAACATCTGAACAATCATACTGCGAGGTAAGTGCAGGTGATTGCATAGCGATGCGCCCATTAATTATCCATGCCTCCAGTAAATCATTGAAACCGAAAAATAGACGCGTCATTCATCTGGAATACACAGGATATGATTTACCAGAAGGCGTTAATTGGGTTTAG
- a CDS encoding PQQ-dependent sugar dehydrogenase — translation MTSTFQILLKASLIFGLMTGAGMAQVTNDPFKTPIEAEKDIITIGFKEFATLPDFEEEAALAMDMELEPGGDRYFVNDLHGLLYTVSQSGDVTKYIDLNEEKWAVDLRWTVLERGFTGLALHPDFNKSGAPGYGKIYMLLDSSNKRPTPDFTPEGGNDAHDTLLLEWTAKDASAPMYDGEAPRELMRMEQPFGNHNGGQIAFNPLATAGTAEYGTLYISNGDGGSGGDPMDMSQNMSSIFGKMLRIDPLGTNSKNGQYGIPADNPFVNEGDDVLKEIYATGTRSPNRIAWDKKDGQMYVADIGQNTVEEISKINSGANLGWKPWEGSFRYVSRDGVEAADTSTAPDMIFPVAEYDQKDPLFQRSVASSGIAVYRDGDVTQLNDLIIFAELASGEIFYVSADDQPNGGQDAIRRILLKTDGGNKTFLEVIQAKNEAQGRDEAMRADIRLAHTTDGKLFLLNKRDGVIRLVTE, via the coding sequence ATGACTAGTACATTCCAAATCCTATTAAAAGCATCCTTAATATTCGGGCTTATGACCGGGGCCGGGATGGCGCAGGTGACCAATGATCCTTTCAAAACCCCGATTGAGGCTGAAAAGGACATCATCACCATTGGATTTAAAGAATTTGCTACATTACCTGATTTTGAGGAAGAAGCAGCCCTTGCCATGGATATGGAACTGGAACCCGGTGGCGACCGATATTTCGTTAATGATCTGCACGGCTTGCTTTATACCGTATCCCAGAGTGGCGACGTCACCAAATATATTGATTTAAATGAAGAAAAATGGGCCGTGGATTTAAGATGGACTGTGCTTGAACGTGGGTTTACCGGTCTGGCATTACATCCGGATTTTAATAAATCCGGCGCACCGGGGTATGGCAAAATTTATATGCTTTTGGATAGTTCCAATAAACGCCCCACACCCGATTTTACCCCGGAAGGGGGCAATGACGCCCATGATACATTACTATTGGAATGGACCGCCAAGGATGCAAGTGCGCCTATGTATGACGGTGAAGCACCGCGTGAATTGATGCGTATGGAACAACCCTTTGGCAATCATAACGGTGGTCAGATCGCCTTTAACCCGCTCGCGACTGCGGGGACAGCAGAATATGGCACATTATACATCAGTAATGGTGACGGCGGCAGTGGCGGTGACCCGATGGATATGTCACAAAATATGTCATCCATTTTCGGTAAAATGCTGCGCATTGACCCGCTTGGTACAAACAGCAAAAACGGCCAGTACGGCATTCCCGCCGACAACCCGTTCGTGAACGAAGGCGATGATGTCTTAAAAGAAATATATGCAACTGGCACCAGATCACCAAACCGTATCGCATGGGATAAAAAAGACGGTCAAATGTATGTGGCCGATATCGGCCAAAACACGGTTGAGGAAATCAGCAAAATAAACAGCGGCGCCAATCTGGGCTGGAAACCATGGGAAGGCAGTTTCCGTTACGTCAGCCGCGACGGGGTTGAAGCCGCCGATACAAGCACAGCACCCGACATGATTTTCCCGGTCGCGGAATATGATCAAAAAGACCCGCTGTTCCAACGTTCCGTGGCATCAAGCGGCATTGCCGTTTACCGTGACGGCGATGTGACACAATTAAATGACCTGATTATTTTCGCGGAACTGGCAAGCGGTGAAATATTCTATGTATCCGCCGATGATCAACCCAACGGCGGACAAGACGCCATCCGCCGCATCCTGTTAAAAACAGATGGTGGCAACAAAACATTCCTTGAGGTCATACAAGCGAAAAACGAAGCCCAAGGCAGGGACGAAGCCATGCGCGCCGACATCCGCCTGGCGCACACCACCGATGGTAAGCTATTCCTGCTGAATAAGCGGGACGGCGTTATCCGGCTGGTGACGGAGTAG
- a CDS encoding tyrosine recombinase XerC produces the protein MFDPMAENERLEKNIFPQITPLIKKWQDYLISEKRVSRHTHDAYLRDILAFLTFLTEHAGKSPDKKTLEGLKPADFRSYLAARRRDGLTPASMARNFSAVRSFYKYMRRNNIISNDAIDAVSSPKLKKRLPRPLSQDAAKRTIKDVGDFATPDNNADWVADRDIAVLTLLYGCGLRISEALSLNVGDLDKKDIMTIRGKGGKERLVPIIPVVIQAVDQYLNTCPKKLNRGDPLFIGVRGKRLNARNVQLAMQKVRTALGLPSSATPHALRHSFATHLLTAGGDLRTIQELLGHADLSTTQHYTDVDTAYLMDVYNNAHPSAKK, from the coding sequence ATGTTTGATCCAATGGCTGAAAACGAGCGCTTAGAGAAAAACATATTCCCCCAAATAACCCCACTGATTAAAAAGTGGCAGGATTACCTGATCTCGGAAAAACGCGTTTCCCGCCACACCCATGACGCATATTTACGCGACATATTGGCATTTCTGACGTTTCTAACGGAACACGCCGGAAAATCACCCGATAAAAAAACGTTAGAGGGACTAAAACCAGCCGATTTCAGAAGTTACCTTGCCGCACGCAGACGGGACGGCCTGACCCCGGCCAGCATGGCGCGGAATTTCAGCGCGGTCAGATCATTTTACAAATATATGCGCCGCAATAACATCATATCCAATGATGCCATTGATGCAGTCAGTAGTCCGAAATTAAAAAAACGATTACCCCGCCCGTTAAGTCAAGACGCCGCCAAACGCACAATCAAGGATGTTGGCGATTTTGCAACGCCCGATAACAACGCTGATTGGGTGGCAGATCGTGACATCGCCGTACTGACATTATTATATGGATGCGGCCTTCGGATTTCAGAAGCCTTAAGCTTAAACGTCGGTGATCTGGATAAAAAAGATATCATGACCATCCGTGGTAAAGGCGGTAAAGAACGCCTCGTCCCCATCATTCCAGTGGTAATCCAGGCCGTTGATCAATATTTAAATACATGTCCGAAAAAATTAAACCGCGGCGATCCACTTTTCATCGGCGTGCGCGGCAAGCGGCTTAATGCCCGTAATGTCCAACTTGCCATGCAAAAGGTTCGTACGGCTCTCGGTCTGCCCAGCTCGGCCACGCCCCACGCATTACGCCACAGCTTCGCAACTCATCTGCTGACCGCGGGCGGTGACCTGCGTACAATCCAAGAACTACTCGGTCACGCCGACCTTTCCACCACACAGCATTACACCGATGTCGATACCGCATATTTGATGGATGTTTATAACAATGCGCATCCAAGCGCGAAGAAGTGA